The DNA region TGGCTGGCTCATGCTGCTCGCAGCCATTGCAAGACCAGAGAAGACTGCTGCACTAGTGGGCATCTCCACAGCCGCTGATCACCTTGTCACATCGTTTAACTCACTTCCTCTTCAGGTtcaaacattaaatattaatttatatattatcACACAactaagatgtttttttttcctaaatttgTCTTTTATGATTTTAGGAACGTAAAGAGTTTGAGGACAAGGGGGAGTGGACAATACCCACCAAACACTCAGAGGAGGGTTTTTACAAGTTTAGCATGGACTTTCTCCACGAGGCAGAAAATCACTGTGTGCTCCAGAGCCCCATCCCCATTACTTGTCCTGTACGGCTCATCCATGGGCTCAAGGATGAGGACGTCCCCTGGCACATCTCCATGCAGGTTGCAGAGCGTGTCCTCAGTCCTGACGTAGATGTCATCCTTCGGCGACATGGCCAGCATCGTATGTCTGAGAAGGATGACATCAAGCTCATGGTCTACACAGTTGATGATCTCATAGACAAGTTGACAACTTTGGTTTGAACGGGGGGTGGGAAGCTGCTGTAAGAAGTGGACAGTGATTACTGAAAAGCCAACCCTCGGTAGCATTACCAAACAATGGCATGTTCCTCTGCCAAATATTTTATCTGTCTGCATTTTTCCGTGCATCATGTCACAACATGTTGTCCCTGTACAGCTCTAAATAAGAGCTCTCCTGCCAGAGGCTCTCTTATATTTTCAGGTTGCATTTATGTGTTCCAAAATTGTTATGGAGTGTCGTTGGTCAACCATTATTAGCTCtaccactgctgctgtttatgcCTCTCTCACTGTTATTTCCCCTCTTCATTTAGTCTGTCAGATTTCCTGTGCCttttttattcaatatttaacCTTTTTGGCCAATAAAACCTCTGCACACGCGAGTGCAGGTCTCTGTTTCTTACCACAAGCAACACAACATAATCAGAAGTAACTTGCCAAGTAATTAAGGGTTGAGTGATAgaagcatgtttttttattttgcattgtgTTATGTTTCCTCATACTCTCACAGCCGCTGGACTGTTGATTATTAACATGTAATTGGCTACTAGCTGTACAATGCCCAATGGAGTGAGACCAACCACTTAACACTGTCAGATCTGTTTAActgcagctgtgacctttaCTCATGCTTGAACTATCCAGTCCTGCATTTCGGCCACAAAGTGGAAGTGAGTGATGGATTTGTGGGAGCATAAAGTATGACAAGTACCATGCATGCAGAAGAGATGGTGAGGAAAGGCCTTGCGAAGGGTGGGCCCCGTTTTCTAGTTTTAGGTATCATCTGTTTACCAGGAAATGCTTCAGGCTGTTTACTATCAGGCAATATACTGTACCCACTCTAATCAGCACAGCACTCTGC from Betta splendens chromosome 4, fBetSpl5.4, whole genome shotgun sequence includes:
- the abhd10b gene encoding abhydrolase domain containing 10, depalmitoylase b, with protein sequence MAAAALRSCRRGLSQILSNGGLAALSSKRLQVQPGETRHKSTVQYASRPELPKLAYRRVKGKSPGVLFLPGYGSNMNGQKAEALEEFCKSLGHSYLRFDYTGHGASEGVLSEGTIGTWKKDVLYVLDELAEGPQILVGSSIGGWLMLLAAIARPEKTAALVGISTAADHLVTSFNSLPLQERKEFEDKGEWTIPTKHSEEGFYKFSMDFLHEAENHCVLQSPIPITCPVRLIHGLKDEDVPWHISMQVAERVLSPDVDVILRRHGQHRMSEKDDIKLMVYTVDDLIDKLTTLV